The following is a genomic window from Deltaproteobacteria bacterium.
ACCATGAAGCTGTCGGACGAGGATTTCGTCAAGATGATTACCGGGGAACTGAACCCCATGATGGCCTTCACTTCGGGCAAGCTGAAAATTGAAGGGGACATGATGAAGGCTCAGGTCCTGGCTCAGCTTTTTGAGGCGCCCCAGAGTTAGGGCCAAAAACTCCCCGCGTCTCAAAGTTCGGCCCCGGCCTCAGGAAACGCCCGGATGCCGGGGCTGAACTATGGATGTGTGCAGAATCTATCTGTCTTTGCATTAATCGGTTTTGGCGATTTCCTGGCTACCCTTTTTCACTGCCCAAAATGGCCACCGCGCTGATCTGGGGCGGGCCGCCAAAGGTATGAGCCAGGCCGAGCCTTGGGTTTTTGATCTGCCTTTCTGGCAGATCCGCCTTGCCTTGGAGCTGTTTATAAACCTCATAGGTCATCCTGAGCCCGCTGGCGCCAATCGGGTGCCCGAAGCATTTCAGTCCGCCGTCTATATTGACGGGCAGTCCGCCCTCGCGGGTAAAAAAGCCTGCATCAACATCTTCCCTGGCAGACCCCCTGGGACTGAAGCCGAAATCTTCGTAGATCAGGAGTTCGGTAATGGAGAAGCAGTCATGCACCTCGGCCACGTCCAGCTCCTCCCTGGGGTTCTTAATTCCGGCCATCTCGTATGCCTTGTGAGAAGATTTGACCAGGGAGTCAAAGCTGGTCCAGGAAAATCCCGGTCTGAAATGAGGCAGCATGGAATCTGTGGCGATGCCGAATCCTTTGAGGTAAACAGAATCGGAGCGGAAGTCCCTCGCCTTTGCGGCGGTGGTGACAATGGCGCAGGCTGCGCCGTCGCTGTTGCCGCAGCAGTCAAAGAGACCCAGGGGCCAGGCGACAATCGGGGCCTTGAGGACCTGTTCCACCGTAATCCTGTTATGAAAATGCGCCTTGGGGCAGAGGCTCCCGTTGTCGTGGTTCTTGACCTCGATCTTGGCCAGTGTTTCCTTGCCTTGTTCTATACTTAAACCATAAGTCTCAAAATAACGCTGGGCGATCAGCCCGAAAGACCCGGGGGAGGTGCGTCTGGCCTCGTAAACCGGGTGCATGCCTCGCCCGGTTCCCAGGCCGGGGTATCCTGTGTCTTTCAGTTTTTCGACCCCGATGGCCAGCACCAGGTCAAAGGCCCCGCTGGCCACCGCCATGCAGGCCTCGATCAGGGCGATGTGCCCGGAGGCGCACCAGTTTTCATTACGCAGGATGGGGATATCGCGCAGCTTTAAGGCGTCGGCGACCG
Proteins encoded in this region:
- a CDS encoding acetyl-CoA acetyltransferase; this encodes MGSIKDEVAIIGMGCSKFGERWDAGTEDLAIEAAYEAFEDAGVEKQDIEACYHAQVMASVIGVGGTTVADALKLRDIPILRNENWCASGHIALIEACMAVASGAFDLVLAIGVEKLKDTGYPGLGTGRGMHPVYEARRTSPGSFGLIAQRYFETYGLSIEQGKETLAKIEVKNHDNGSLCPKAHFHNRITVEQVLKAPIVAWPLGLFDCCGNSDGAACAIVTTAAKARDFRSDSVYLKGFGIATDSMLPHFRPGFSWTSFDSLVKSSHKAYEMAGIKNPREELDVAEVHDCFSITELLIYEDFGFSPRGSAREDVDAGFFTREGGLPVNIDGGLKCFGHPIGASGLRMTYEVYKQLQGKADLPERQIKNPRLGLAHTFGGPPQISAVAILGSEKG